From Saccharomyces kudriavzevii IFO 1802 strain IFO1802 genome assembly, chromosome: 11:
TTGTCCCGAAACATGTAATCCgagaagatttttttaccgTATTTGATGCACTActaagagaaagaaaagaactgGATGAAATTGCACCTGTTCCTGATGCGTTTGTCCCAATCATCAAGATAAAATTCAGTGGTATCTCTATTGATTTGATCTGCGCACGTTTAGATCAACCACAAGTCCCCTTGTCGTTGACCTTATCAGATAAAAATCTACTGCGAAATCTGGATGAGAAGGATTTAAGAGCCTTGAATGGTACCAGAGTAACAGACGAAATATTAGAGTTGGTTCCAAAGCCCAATGTTTTTAGGATTGCCTTAAGAGCTATCAAATTATGGGCGCAAAGAAGGGCTGTTTATGCTAacatttttggttttcCTGGTGGTGTCGCCTGGGCCATGCTAGTTGCTAGAATTTGTCAACTATACCCCAACGCTTGCAGTGCAGTTATATTAAACAGGTTTTTTATCATTCTATCAGAATGGAACTGGCCACAACCGGTAATCTTGAAGCCAATTGAGGATGGTCCTTTACAAGTCCGTGTATGGAATCCAAAGATCTATGCTCAGGACAGGTCTCATAGAATGCCTGTCATTACACCGGCTTACCCTTCCATGTGTGCTACACACAACATCACAGAATCTACTAAAAAAGTTATTTtaaaagaatttgaaaggGGCGTGCAAATCACTAATGACATTTTCTCCAATAAAAAGTCCTGGGCTAACttatttgagaaaaatgattttttcttcagataTAAGTTTTATTTGGAGATTACAGCGTACACGAGAGGCAGTGATGAGCAGCATTTGAAGTGGAGTGGTCTTGTTGAAAGTAAGGTAAGGCTTTTAGTTATGAAACTGGAAGTGCTGGCAGGAATTAAAATTGCCCATCCCTTCACCAAACCGTTCGAAAGCAGTTATTGTTGCCCAACGGAGGATGATTATGAAATGATTCAAGACAAATACGGTAGCCACAAAACTGAGTTAGCATTGAATGCCCTCCAACTGGTAACAGacgaaaataaagaaggtGAGACTATTAAAGATAAACCTAAGGCGTACCTGACAACAATGTACATAGGCCTCGATTTTAATATtgagaacaaaaaagaaaaagttgataTTCACATTCCATGTACGGAATTTGTAAACTTGTGCCGAAGTTTTAATGAGGATTATGGCGACCATAAAGTATTCAATTTAGCGCTACGCTTTGTCAAGGGTTACGATTTACCagatgaagtttttgatgaaaatgagaagagaccatcaaaaaagagcaaaagGAGGAATGTAGATGCTGGCCATGAGACTGTGAAAAGGTCAAAGTCTGATGCGGCTTCGTCAAGTGATAACGTCAATGGTACGACCGCTGCTGTTGACGTAAATTAAGACGTTCCTATCCATAATTGAATAGTTTACTAGTATAGGCTAGACAGTCATAAGCAGATTTTTACCATTCATATGTAAATCGAAATACggttgtttttttcctaCAAGTGGAGAAAAACTAATATGTAAAGTCATCCatcattttgttttctcaTGCATATAGGCAAGAATGTTACGTTACGTTCTGGTCTGGGGGCTGCCAACTTTGTCAGGATGGAATATTCTGGGAGGATAAATACTCGATtggttgaaaaagaaaccgAGCCCTTCTTTTCTGATTTTCGGCCAGATATTTaggcttttttttttgacgaAATAGGGGACCCAGGATTGGCAAATACAACAGAACAAGCTTCGAAGGTACGTGTACAACTCGAGAATTACATCTACCTGTTGTATGAAGTGCGAGTTCATGCAATTCGCACCACTATAACAGCAAATATATTAAAGCAATATCAATGGGCTCCAAAAAACTAACCGTAGGGTCCGATTCCCATCGGTTGAGCAGATCCAGCTTTACAAGTAGTAAATCTTCACTTTCAGCAATAAAAGATCAGCCGGTCGATACAGATGATATTGATGAGGACGACGAATCAGGTCATAATATTATCTTGAATATTATATCACAATTAAGGCCAGGCTGTGATCTGACCAGGATCACCTTGCCTACTTTTattttagaaaagaaatcaatgCTTGAACGTGTCACGAATCAGTTACAGTTTCCTGAGTTTTTATTGCAGGCACATTCAGAACAGGACCCCTTACAAAGATTTTTACATGTAATGAAATGGTATTTGGCAGGTTGGCACATTGCGCCGAAGGCTGTCAAGAAACCATTGAACCCAGTCCTTGGTGAGTACTTTACCGCTTATTGGGACTTGCCAAACAAGCAGCAAGCATACTATATTGCTGAACAGACAAGTCACCATCCTCCAGAATGCGCATATTTTTACATGATTCCCGAATCATCAATTAGAGTGGATGGGGTGGTTATTCCTAAGTCAAGATTTTTGGGAAACTCAAGCGCTGCCATGATGGATGGATCAACGGTCTTGCAATTTTTGGACATAAAAGATAGAAACGGAAAGCCGGAGAAATATATTCTAACTCAACCAAACGTATATGTGAGAGGAATTTTATTCGGGAAAATGAGAATCGAACTGGGAGACCATATGATTATTAAATCTCCTGATTTTCAGGCTGATATAGAGTTCAAGACAAAGGGATATGTCTTTGGGACTTACGATGCCATCGAAGGGACTGTTAAAGACTATGATGGTAATTCGTATTACGAGATATCAGGTAAATGGAATGATGTTATGTACATAAAAGATTTAAAGCAATCGCGTTCTTCACCAAAAGTCTTCCTCGACACCCATAAAGAATCACCTCTGAGACCACAGGTCCGTCCATTGAACGAGCAAGGTGAGTATGAATCTAGAAAACTGTGGAATAAAGTAACAGATGCATTGGCTGTCCGCAATCATTCTGTTGCAACCgaagaaaagtttcaaatCGAAAACCACCAGAGACAATTAGCTAAAAAGCGTATCGAAGATGGTGTGGAATTCCACCCAAAGCTATTTAGAAAATCAAAGCCTGGCGAGGATCTTGATTATTGTATTTATAGAAATATTCCCGTCAACGAGGATCCTGAGAAGCAAATTCGAAGTATATTGCAGATTGCACCTATTTTACCGGGTCAACGCTTTACTgacaaattcttcattcctgcatttgagaaaataaagccacaaaagaagaaaattgaaggcAAAAAGGAGAATTTGGTAAAACTGTGATTCACGAGAATTCGATATCGGtgttttcttgttctaAATTATAGattaaccttttttttatgtattttttttccgtttCAGCTAACCACCTAgttgttctttttcgtCTTATTTTTATCGAAAAGTATATTTAGTAGCTTTTTATAGCCAAAATGCACAAAATTTACTGAAATTAGCAAATCACTTGTAAACTGTTCAGGTACAACTGGAGcgttatttttcaatttgataCAGCCACACTTTTCTTCGAAAATTTGAACTTGAGTTTTCCAAGTCGAAAGGACAGAATCTATGCTAATTCCGGGGTAGAGATTAAGTTCCGTTATTTGCAAAAAACATAGATACGGGGGCCAGTCTGCAACATATGTATTATCAATCCATTCTACCAGTTCTCGAGGAAATACATCAGCACCTGGTATCTGAAAATCCAAGTCTGCCTTGTTTGGCTTGATCTGTAGATCAAATGAACTTGTTagtctttgaaaatcatgTATGTTGTAcacatttttcaatttctgCTGGCATACCATATAGGCTAATGTGCTCCACGATGAACAATCCTTAATATGCTGAAAGCAAAATCTTTTGGTCAAATCAAAcagctctttttttttatcaaacGTTGAGTTATCGTAAAACCATCTGGCAGTAttccaacaataataattgGAAAAATGTTGAGATGCAgaagaattgaataaaaagcaaaaatctGGGAAGACAGGTGTCTTCGCACCAAGCGACAAAACGTATAACTTGCGGTATAATATCCAGAGTGATGAGGACTTGTTGATGCGATTGCTTGACGAACAAAGCAGCCGTTGAACTAGTCTTACTTCCTTAACAAATAGATTTGGTATGCTTAAAATACTATTATCTTGGAAATACTTCCTTAGCAACTGTTCATGTATATTATGTAtcgttttgttttcagGTGTTGTGAGTAAAAGTCCAATAGTCATAAAGTAAATGTTTTCGTCGAAAACGTAATTCAGTTCTACGTTACCACGTAAGGTCGTTAGTAGCTGGAactgataaagaaaataagctGAAGGAATAGTTATCTAAAATTCCGAAAACTTTGTTGTTGGAACATACTT
This genomic window contains:
- the OSH6 gene encoding oxysterol-binding protein OSH6 (similar to Saccharomyces cerevisiae OSH7 (YHR001W) and OSH6 (YKR003W); ancestral locus Anc_2.513) → MGSKKLTVGSDSHRLSRSSFTSSKSSLSAIKDQPVDTDDIDEDDESGHNIILNIISQLRPGCDLTRITLPTFILEKKSMLERVTNQLQFPEFLLQAHSEQDPLQRFLHVMKWYLAGWHIAPKAVKKPLNPVLGEYFTAYWDLPNKQQAYYIAEQTSHHPPECAYFYMIPESSIRVDGVVIPKSRFLGNSSAAMMDGSTVLQFLDIKDRNGKPEKYILTQPNVYVRGILFGKMRIELGDHMIIKSPDFQADIEFKTKGYVFGTYDAIEGTVKDYDGNSYYEISGKWNDVMYIKDLKQSRSSPKVFLDTHKESPLRPQVRPLNEQGEYESRKLWNKVTDALAVRNHSVATEEKFQIENHQRQLAKKRIEDGVEFHPKLFRKSKPGEDLDYCIYRNIPVNEDPEKQIRSILQIAPILPGQRFTDKFFIPAFEKIKPQKKKIEGKKENLVKL
- the ECM9 gene encoding Ecm9p (similar to Saccharomyces cerevisiae ECM9 (YKR004C); ancestral locus Anc_2.514), with product MKLNLPLCKEFFEKITTHLEHDNFKLTVARDQPSIALPYYLDKNAHHIELVTFKSTFLSLFQESHTYFNGTLSDQKLNYVFDENIYFMTIGLLLTTPENKTIHNIHEQLLRKYFQDNSILSIPNLFVKEVRLVQRLLCSSSNRINKSSSLWILYRKLYVLSLGAKTPVFPDFCFLFNSSASQHFSNYYCWNTARWFYDNSTFDKKKELFDLTKRFCFQHIKDCSSWSTLAYMVCQQKLKNVYNIHDFQRLTSSFDLQIKPNKADLDFQIPGADVFPRELVEWIDNTYVADWPPYLCFLQITELNLYPGISIDSVLSTWKTQVQIFEEKCGCIKLKNNAPVVPEQFTSDLLISVNFVHFGYKKLLNILFDKNKTKKNN
- the PAP1 gene encoding polynucleotide adenylyltransferase PAP1 (similar to Saccharomyces cerevisiae PAP1 (YKR002W); ancestral locus Anc_2.512), translated to MSSQKVFGITGPVSTVGATAAENKLNDSLIQELKKEGSFETEQETANRVQVLKILQELAQRFVYEVSKKKNMSDGMARDAGGKIFTYGSYRLGVHGPGSDIDTLVVVPKHVIREDFFTVFDALLRERKELDEIAPVPDAFVPIIKIKFSGISIDLICARLDQPQVPLSLTLSDKNLLRNLDEKDLRALNGTRVTDEILELVPKPNVFRIALRAIKLWAQRRAVYANIFGFPGGVAWAMLVARICQLYPNACSAVILNRFFIILSEWNWPQPVILKPIEDGPLQVRVWNPKIYAQDRSHRMPVITPAYPSMCATHNITESTKKVILKEFERGVQITNDIFSNKKSWANLFEKNDFFFRYKFYLEITAYTRGSDEQHLKWSGLVESKVRLLVMKLEVLAGIKIAHPFTKPFESSYCCPTEDDYEMIQDKYGSHKTELALNALQLVTDENKEGETIKDKPKAYLTTMYIGLDFNIENKKEKVDIHIPCTEFVNLCRSFNEDYGDHKVFNLALRFVKGYDLPDEVFDENEKRPSKKSKRRNVDAGHETVKRSKSDAASSSDNVNGTTAAVDVN